In Apium graveolens cultivar Ventura chromosome 10, ASM990537v1, whole genome shotgun sequence, the following are encoded in one genomic region:
- the LOC141691624 gene encoding uncharacterized protein LOC141691624, with protein sequence MVLLIQKKDGANSMKDMRTIALCNVLYKIIAKLLSNRLRVLLTVSFNYDKVGLIATRRGLRQGDPLSPYLFLICVEGLSWSLKKAAEQGNIKGCRIHVEAPAITHLLFVDDSYNFLSNPSSLVARVFKARYFINTSLFEASRGGGVSFVWSGFWQAKEVLKKGYKWVLGNGEDMRVFKDSWVRGKENYMVNNMFTGSSIDMKVCELLIPGKNQRDTSKVFNHFIISDAKAILAIPIPRNQILDHISLIFTNDGKYDEKSGYKFWDKHFSECKWESKKQGWMKL encoded by the exons ATGGTCTTATTGATTCAAAAGAAAGACGGTGCAAACTCTATGAAAGATATGAGAACGATAGCATTGTGTAACGTGCTTTATAAGATCATTGCCAAACTATTATCAAATCGACTTCGTGTGTTATTAACAG TGAGTTTTAATTATGATAAAGTTGGTCTTATAGCTACGAGGAGAGGATTACGGCAAGGTGACCCCTTGTCACCTTACTTATTCTTGATATGCGTAGAAGGATTGTCATGGTCTTTAAAAAAAGCCGCTGAACAGGGGAATATTAAAGGCTGTAGAATTCATGTTGAAGCACCAGCAATTACACACTTGTTGTTTGTAGATGATAGTTAT AATTTTCTAAGTAATCCAAGTTCGTTGGTTGCTCGAGTCTTTAAAGCTAGGTATTTCATAAATACTAGCTTGTTTGAAGCATCACGAGGAGGAGGAGTAAGCTTTGTTTGGTCAGGATTTTGGCAGGCTAAAGAAGTTTTAAAGAAGGGGTATAAATGGGTTCTTGGAAATGGGGAGGATATGAGAGTCTTTAAAGATTCATGGGTGAGAGGAAAAGAAAATTATATGGTGAACAACATGTTTACTGGTTCGTCTATTGATATGAAAGTGTGCGAGCTTCTTATTCCTGGTAAAAATCAGCGGGATACTAGTAAGGTATTTAATCATTTTATAATTAGTGATGCCAAAGCAATATTGGCTATACCTATCCCAAGAAATCAGATCCTGGATCATATCTCTTTGATATTTACCAATGATGGAAAGTACGATGAGAAGTCTGGTTATAAGTTTTGGGATAAACATTTTAGTGAGTGCAAATGGGAATCAAAAAAACAAGGATGGATGAAGCTATAG